GCGGTCGGTCGCCGAGAGCTCCGTAAACGCGGCGGCGGTCACCGACGCCCCACAGACCACACAGCCCTGCTCGACGAGTGCCCGTCTCATCGAGTCGTTCACCTCTAGGGACTCGCCACACGCTGGACAGTCGAAGCGATAGCCGTCCGCGACGACGTCACTCATCGTGGTGCCGGCTGTGGTCGCTGTTCGTCATCGTCTTCGGTATCGATTTTCCGCATAATAAGTGCTGGTCATCGCTTCGAACGGATGGGAACTGATTCGTGACGTGTGAGGGCGGTACCGCCGGAAGGATCGATCTTTCGGGCGTACGGGGACGAACAGTCCCAGACGCTGGTAATCGACGCGGGTCT
The Halococcus hamelinensis 100A6 DNA segment above includes these coding regions:
- a CDS encoding DUF7560 family zinc ribbon protein; translated protein: MSDVVADGYRFDCPACGESLEVNDSMRRALVEQGCVVCGASVTAAAFTELSATDRP